One genomic region from Diabrotica undecimpunctata isolate CICGRU chromosome 9, icDiaUnde3, whole genome shotgun sequence encodes:
- the LOC140451275 gene encoding uncharacterized protein yields the protein MAGTNTELERRKPYFGERAKEGVGCLIHCNLIKHIQDWECISERILKIRLVTAEHKLVNIIVMYGINDDERAASKDLFWDKYSGIMDSLEGNTIVLQSSRQCIKDVRVKRGAEIYSDHYLDVARTSLGVRQESITKETKKTSKAHDTPTIEIIKSHRLADKETGNKFENYVNNYLTEHAEHDCDLDQNWQILKEALLNGGKQNRKGSTNTKANKDKEGHLLHDNDHILDRWKQYFEDLLNIQNDVDIITEEPEEVKQEDQIQDEITIAETKELIQKLKKGKAAGFDKITAEMLKNMGDKGIELLTKVCNRTWSESQIPKDWEVGVILPIFKKGDRLECSNYRGTTLLSVPSKVYERILEKRLLQEVDSKMEQSQSGFRKGRSIQDHIFTIKKHNTKRTELKH from the exons ATGGcaggaactaatacagaattggaaag ACGAAAGCCGTATTTTGGCGAAAGGGCAAAAGAAGGGGTAGGCTGCCTGATACACTGTAACCTAATAAAGCATATTCAAGATTGGGAATGCATTTCCGAAAGAATTCTAAAGATAAGACTGGTAACTGCGGAACACAAACTAGTCAATATCATcgttatgtatggaataaatgaTGACGAAAGAGCAGCTAGCAAAGACCTATTCTGGGATAAGTACTCAGGAATAATGGACAGTTTAGAAGGCAATACTATAGTACTACA ATCATCGAGGCAATGCATTAAAGACGTAAGAGTAAAACGAGGGGCTGAAATatatagtgaccactatctagaTGTAGCCAGGACCAGCTTGGGAGTGCGACAAGAATCAATAACGAAAGAGACCAAGAAAACAAGTAAAGCTCATGATACACCCACTATAGAAATAATCAAGTCACATAGGCTAGCAGACAAGGAGACAGGAAACAAGTTTGAAAACTACGTTAATAACTACCTAACAGAGCACGCTGAACATGACTGTGACTTAGACCAAAATTGGCAAATACTGAAAGAGGCACTCCTAAACGGTGGTAAACAA AACCGAAAAGGCTCCACAAACACCAAAGCAAATAAGGACAAAGAAGGACACTTATTGCATGACAATGACCACATCCTAGATAGATGGAAGCAATATTTCGAGGATCTACTGAATATCCAAAACGATGTAGACATTATCACAGAAGAACCGGAAGAGGTAAAGCAAGAAGATCAAATTCAAGACGAAATAACTATAGCAGAAACAAAAGAACTCATACAAAAGCTTAAGAAAGGTAAAGCGGCTGGATTTGATAAAATCACAGCAGAAATGCTTAAAAACATGGGCGACAAGGGCATTGAACTGCTAACAAAAGTATGTAATAGGACATGGAGTGAGAGCCAAATACCAAAAGATTGGGAAGTGGGAgttattctacccattttcaaaaaGGGCGACAGACTCGAATGTAGTAACTACAGAGGAACAACACTACTGAGCGTACCTTCCAAAGTATATGAAAGAATACTAGAAAAACGTCTTTTACAAGAAGTTGATTCTAAAATGGAACAATCACAGAGTGGATTTAGAAAAGGCAGAAGTATCCAAGATCACATTTTTACTATCAAGAAACATAATACAAAACGCACGGAACTCAAGCACTGA